A single window of Bacteroidota bacterium DNA harbors:
- a CDS encoding DMT family transporter, whose translation MNINTKTGHWTILLILAFIWGSSFILMKRGLESFSYTQVASLRLFIAFLFLIPFALPHLKMMFGKKAFYIMSVGVIGNGIPAFLFTYAQKGLSSSLTGMLNSLTPLFTLVLGIFVFKSKIKWHNGLGVVVGLTGALGLIAANESNSFNGSFHYASYIILATIFYATSINIIKKHLSEVTSVQIASLALMFVGPFAGIYLFFTDFTTVLFSKPGAFTSLGYVAILAIVGTALSIIVFNILIKMTNAIFASSVTYIIPVFAMLWGIFDNEVISIVQLIWIGIILLGVYLVNTKKEIIKELKLKKAELNLGD comes from the coding sequence ATGAATATTAATACCAAAACCGGACACTGGACTATATTGCTGATTTTGGCTTTTATTTGGGGTAGTTCTTTTATCCTTATGAAAAGAGGCCTTGAATCATTTTCGTATACTCAGGTAGCATCACTGCGTCTTTTCATTGCCTTTTTGTTTCTAATTCCTTTTGCTTTGCCTCATTTAAAAATGATGTTTGGAAAAAAGGCCTTCTATATTATGTCGGTAGGTGTTATTGGAAATGGAATTCCGGCATTCTTATTTACCTATGCACAAAAGGGACTTTCAAGTTCACTTACTGGTATGTTAAATTCACTTACTCCATTATTTACGCTTGTTCTGGGCATATTTGTTTTTAAATCGAAAATAAAATGGCACAATGGCCTGGGTGTGGTTGTAGGGTTAACCGGAGCTTTGGGATTAATAGCTGCCAATGAAAGCAACTCTTTTAATGGGAGTTTCCATTATGCATCCTATATTATACTTGCAACTATTTTTTATGCAACAAGCATAAATATTATAAAAAAACACCTGTCAGAAGTTACTTCGGTTCAAATTGCTTCCCTTGCACTTATGTTTGTTGGGCCCTTTGCAGGCATTTATCTTTTTTTCACTGATTTTACAACAGTTCTTTTTTCCAAACCTGGGGCATTTACAAGTTTGGGATATGTAGCAATACTTGCCATTGTTGGCACGGCATTATCCATTATTGTTTTTAATATTCTCATAAAAATGACAAATGCAATATTTGCATCCTCAGTTACGTATATAATACCTGTATTTGCAATGCTGTGGGGAATCTTTGACAACGAAGTGATTTCCATAGTTCAATTAATATGGATAGGAATTATTTTATTGGGAGTTTACCTGGTAAATACTAAAAAAGAGATAATAAAAGAATTAAAGTTAAAAAAAGCAGAACTTAATTTGGGCGATTAA
- a CDS encoding SDR family NAD(P)-dependent oxidoreductase translates to MNKTILITGATSGIGKATAEKFAQNNYNLIITGRRKERLLELENQLKKFPINIFSLEFDVRKPEQVKSAIESLPPHFRAIDILVNNAGLAAGLGTMDEGVIENWENMIDTNIKGLLYVSKHVMPLMIEKGKGHIINIGSIAGKEVYLKGNVYCATKHAVDAISKSMRIDLLPHKIKVTNVNPGAVETEFSIVRLNGDKEKAAKVYEGFQPLLPMDIAEIIYFVASQPAHVNINDIVVTPTAQANTVHILKDL, encoded by the coding sequence ATGAATAAAACTATATTAATAACGGGAGCAACCTCTGGAATTGGGAAAGCAACGGCTGAAAAATTTGCTCAAAACAATTACAATCTAATTATTACCGGCCGAAGAAAAGAAAGGCTTCTGGAACTTGAGAACCAATTAAAAAAATTTCCTATAAATATATTTTCCCTTGAATTTGATGTTCGAAAACCAGAGCAAGTAAAATCAGCAATTGAATCGCTTCCTCCACATTTTAGAGCTATTGACATACTGGTTAACAATGCAGGATTGGCAGCAGGATTGGGCACCATGGATGAAGGAGTAATTGAAAACTGGGAAAATATGATAGACACTAACATTAAAGGACTTTTATATGTTTCTAAACACGTAATGCCGTTAATGATTGAAAAAGGCAAAGGTCATATTATCAATATAGGTTCTATTGCAGGAAAAGAGGTATACCTGAAAGGAAATGTTTATTGCGCTACAAAACATGCAGTAGATGCAATTTCTAAATCGATGCGCATTGATCTTTTACCACATAAAATAAAAGTAACGAATGTGAATCCTGGTGCAGTTGAAACAGAATTTTCAATTGTAAGGCTTAATGGCGATAAAGAAAAAGCAGCAAAGGTTTATGAAGGATTTCAACCCTTGTTACCAATGGATATAGCAGAAATTATCTATTTTGTTGCATCTCAGCCAGCTCATGTAAATATAAACGATATTGTAGTTACACCAACCGCACAGGCTAACACAGTACACATTTTAAAGGATTTATAA
- the rplU gene encoding 50S ribosomal protein L21, protein MYAIVDIAGQQFKVEKDNKIYVNRLPGDEGSKVEFDNVLLVENDGKVIVGVPAVKGGKVTATIVSHLKGDKVIVFKKKRRKGYQKSNGHRQYLSQIQIEGIAATGI, encoded by the coding sequence ATGTACGCAATTGTAGATATAGCAGGACAACAGTTTAAGGTTGAAAAAGACAATAAAATATACGTAAACAGACTTCCAGGAGACGAAGGCTCTAAAGTAGAGTTTGACAATGTTCTTCTTGTTGAAAATGACGGAAAAGTAATTGTTGGAGTTCCTGCTGTTAAAGGAGGTAAGGTAACCGCAACGATAGTTTCTCATTTAAAGGGAGATAAAGTTATTGTTTTCAAAAAGAAAAGAAGAAAAGGGTATCAAAAATCAAATGGACATCGCCAGTATTTGAGCCAAATTCAAATTGAAGGCATTGCTGCTACAGGAATCTAA
- a CDS encoding heavy-metal-associated domain-containing protein, translating to MRKIKNQLLFILTILAFAFFVVACGTESTSENTAIVTEQIIEGELNSTIAYIEIEGMSCEVGCARYIQGKLAKMEGVILSEVLFEEKTAKISFDPDLISANQLIGKINELNEGQYKAGNVNIEKTVKKQISIDEPNSAKKGQDEKVEKLGYEPPFKSIAFPNIFHLFRIKII from the coding sequence ATGAGAAAAATAAAAAATCAGTTACTTTTTATCCTTACAATTTTGGCCTTTGCCTTTTTTGTGGTAGCCTGTGGCACAGAAAGTACTTCTGAAAACACAGCCATTGTAACCGAACAGATAATTGAAGGTGAACTAAACAGCACAATTGCTTATATAGAAATTGAAGGCATGAGCTGTGAAGTAGGTTGCGCCAGGTATATACAAGGAAAGCTTGCAAAAATGGAAGGCGTAATTCTATCAGAGGTATTATTTGAAGAAAAAACCGCCAAAATTTCATTTGATCCAGATCTAATTTCTGCAAACCAATTAATTGGCAAGATAAACGAACTCAATGAGGGACAATATAAGGCAGGAAACGTAAATATTGAAAAAACAGTAAAAAAACAGATTTCAATAGATGAGCCTAATTCTGCTAAAAAAGGCCAGGATGAAAAAGTTGAAAAATTAGGCTATGAACCTCCTTTTAAATCTATTGCCTTTCCGAATATCTTTCATTTATTCCGAATAAAAATAATTTAA
- a CDS encoding GNAT family N-acetyltransferase — protein MIIRKGEKKDLPEVLRLIKELAEYEKEPLEVSNTLEMMEEDGFGKKPVFDFFVAESLNGITGIALYYTKYSTWKGKCIFLEDIIVTEKMRGNKIGDKLFSEVVKVSRELKVERMEWQVLNWNTPAINFYKKYNVRFDDGWINCKLEYNQLQA, from the coding sequence ATAATAATCAGAAAAGGAGAAAAGAAAGATCTTCCAGAAGTCTTAAGGCTTATTAAGGAACTTGCCGAATACGAAAAAGAGCCATTGGAGGTAAGTAATACTTTGGAAATGATGGAAGAGGATGGGTTTGGAAAAAAACCTGTATTTGATTTTTTTGTTGCTGAATCTTTAAATGGAATTACTGGAATTGCATTGTATTACACCAAATATTCAACCTGGAAAGGCAAATGCATCTTTCTTGAAGACATTATTGTAACAGAAAAAATGCGTGGCAATAAGATTGGCGACAAACTTTTCTCTGAAGTGGTGAAAGTAAGTCGGGAATTAAAGGTGGAGCGCATGGAATGGCAAGTTCTTAATTGGAATACGCCAGCAATTAATTTTTATAAAAAATACAATGTTCGCTTTGATGATGGCTGGATAAATTGCAAACTTGAATATAACCAATTACAGGCCTAA
- a CDS encoding aspartate kinase, with translation MQVFKFGGASVKDASGVKNLTEVLRRFKGEKLVVVVSAMGKTTNALERLLDAWYYKSSDVSPLLQEIKEYHFTILDSLFPDKKNSIYTDIANTFVEIEWTIEDEPQRDYDFEYDQVVSVGELLSTKIVSAYLKEQGIENLWKDVRDFLQTDNTYREGKVQWELTESLAKDQLLPFFKENPQGIILTQGFIGGTSENFTTTLGREGSDYSASIIAFVLEATCVTIWKDVPGVLNADPKWFDDTVMIEQLSYHDAIELAYYGASVIHPKTIKPLQNKHIPLYVKSFIQPDSGGTTINSIESAVPIPSFIFKMNQVLISIKPRDFSFIVEENLSDIFRLFAKHKVKINVMQNSAVSFSVTIDDHEKNVTELVEELKQNFYVLYNNNLELVTIRHYDQPTIDRLLFNKEVLLELKTRNTVQMVVKNL, from the coding sequence ATGCAAGTTTTCAAATTTGGAGGCGCATCGGTAAAGGATGCAAGCGGAGTTAAAAATTTAACTGAAGTTCTCAGGAGATTTAAGGGTGAAAAGCTTGTGGTTGTAGTTTCTGCAATGGGAAAAACTACAAATGCCCTTGAAAGGTTGCTTGATGCATGGTATTACAAATCCTCTGATGTTTCCCCGCTACTTCAGGAGATAAAAGAGTATCATTTCACTATACTTGATTCCCTTTTTCCGGATAAAAAAAATTCAATCTATACTGATATTGCCAACACCTTTGTTGAAATAGAATGGACCATTGAAGATGAACCCCAGCGGGATTACGATTTTGAATACGATCAGGTGGTTTCAGTTGGTGAGTTGCTTTCTACAAAAATTGTAAGTGCATACCTTAAGGAACAGGGTATTGAGAATTTATGGAAAGATGTAAGGGATTTTCTTCAAACAGACAATACTTATAGAGAGGGGAAAGTACAGTGGGAATTAACAGAGAGCCTGGCAAAAGATCAACTTCTTCCTTTTTTTAAGGAGAATCCACAAGGAATAATTTTAACCCAAGGATTTATTGGTGGAACCTCCGAAAATTTCACTACAACCCTTGGCCGTGAGGGTTCTGATTATTCCGCATCTATTATTGCTTTTGTATTGGAGGCAACGTGTGTTACTATTTGGAAAGATGTTCCTGGTGTGCTTAATGCTGACCCGAAATGGTTTGATGATACTGTTATGATTGAGCAACTATCCTACCATGATGCAATTGAACTTGCCTATTATGGGGCAAGCGTCATACACCCTAAAACTATAAAACCACTTCAAAATAAGCATATACCTTTGTATGTGAAATCTTTTATTCAACCTGATAGTGGAGGAACCACTATTAATTCTATTGAAAGCGCAGTTCCAATCCCTTCTTTTATTTTTAAAATGAATCAGGTATTAATTTCCATTAAACCTCGCGATTTTTCTTTTATAGTAGAGGAAAATCTAAGTGATATTTTCAGGCTTTTTGCAAAACACAAAGTAAAAATAAACGTGATGCAAAATTCGGCAGTAAGTTTTTCTGTCACAATTGATGATCATGAAAAGAATGTAACTGAACTGGTAGAAGAATTAAAGCAAAATTTTTATGTGCTTTATAACAATAACCTGGAATTGGTAACAATTCGTCATTATGATCAACCAACCATTGATCGTTTACTATTTAATAAAGAAGTATTGTTGGAATTAAAGACCAGAAATACGGTACAAATGGTTGTGAAAAACCTTTGA
- the purL gene encoding phosphoribosylformylglycinamidine synthase subunit PurL has protein sequence MQSTTSLQEVTVETAKELGLLPEEYEKIKSILGRNPNFTELSIYSVMWSEHCSYKNSIAWLKTLPKDGPHMLAKAGEENAGLVDIGDGLACCFKIESHNHPSALEPYQGAATGVGGINRDIFTMGARPVAQLNSLRFGDLKLDRTKWLVKGVVKGIGDYGNAFGIPTVGGEVFFDPCYNTNPLVNAMSAGLVKVGQTVSATSYGVGNPVFIVGSATGKDGIHGAAFASKDITEESAKDLPAVQVGDPFQEKLLLEASLEVIQTGAVIGMQDMGAAGIACSTSEMSAKGEHGMIIHLDRVPARQEGMKPFEFLLSESQERMLIVVEKGKEQMVQAVFDKWDLNCVQIGEVTQGERLKYYMNGELVADVPAESLVLGGGAPVYHREYSEPAYFAEANKFKIENVNQPENLIEVGKFLASHPNIASKKWVYEQYDSMVGTVNMNVNSPSDAAIVNIKGTSKAIALTVDCNSRYVHADPEKGCAIAVSEAARNIVCSGGMPSAITNCLNFGNPYLPEVYWQFVGAIKGMSQACLKFGTPVTGGNVSFYNQSTIGDKTIPVFPTPTIGMLGVLPDKSLKTGLGFKSEGDLIYLIGESKNDINCSEYLYSFHKVKLSPAPFFDLDKEYDMHQAILNLIEAKLIQSAHDCSDGGLFITLMESALVNGFGFDVTSDDEFRKDAFLFGEAQGRVVVSIKPENEERFIEQMAQSNVEFNILGEVNSGEFYIDDESWGTVSWYKEMYHTALGKLLS, from the coding sequence ATGCAATCCACAACCAGTTTACAGGAAGTTACCGTTGAAACAGCAAAAGAATTAGGCCTTTTACCTGAAGAATACGAAAAGATAAAATCTATATTAGGGAGGAACCCAAATTTTACGGAATTAAGCATTTATTCTGTAATGTGGTCGGAGCACTGCTCTTACAAAAATTCTATAGCATGGTTAAAGACCTTGCCAAAAGATGGCCCACATATGCTTGCTAAGGCAGGGGAGGAAAATGCCGGACTTGTAGATATTGGTGATGGTTTGGCTTGTTGTTTTAAAATAGAATCACACAATCACCCCTCCGCTCTTGAGCCTTATCAAGGTGCTGCAACAGGTGTGGGTGGGATTAACCGTGATATATTTACTATGGGTGCAAGGCCGGTTGCTCAGCTTAATTCATTAAGATTTGGAGATTTAAAATTAGACCGTACTAAATGGTTGGTTAAGGGTGTTGTGAAAGGGATAGGTGATTATGGTAATGCATTTGGAATTCCTACTGTTGGGGGTGAAGTTTTTTTTGATCCCTGCTACAATACTAATCCTCTTGTAAACGCTATGTCTGCCGGCCTTGTAAAAGTTGGACAAACTGTATCTGCTACCTCCTATGGAGTTGGCAATCCTGTTTTCATTGTTGGTTCTGCAACTGGAAAAGATGGTATTCATGGGGCGGCTTTTGCATCAAAGGATATTACTGAGGAGTCAGCAAAGGATTTGCCTGCTGTTCAGGTAGGTGATCCATTTCAGGAAAAATTGCTGTTAGAGGCATCCCTTGAAGTCATACAAACAGGTGCGGTTATTGGCATGCAGGATATGGGAGCAGCCGGAATTGCTTGCTCTACTTCTGAAATGTCAGCAAAAGGTGAGCATGGAATGATTATTCATCTTGATCGTGTGCCTGCAAGACAAGAAGGCATGAAACCATTTGAATTTTTGCTTTCCGAATCTCAGGAAAGAATGTTAATTGTTGTGGAAAAAGGAAAAGAGCAAATGGTTCAGGCCGTTTTTGATAAATGGGATTTGAATTGTGTTCAAATTGGAGAGGTAACCCAGGGAGAAAGATTGAAATATTACATGAATGGAGAGCTTGTTGCAGATGTTCCAGCTGAATCACTTGTTCTTGGTGGCGGAGCCCCTGTTTATCATAGAGAATATTCCGAACCAGCTTATTTCGCAGAGGCTAATAAATTCAAAATAGAAAATGTAAATCAACCTGAAAATTTAATAGAGGTTGGTAAATTTTTGGCTTCTCATCCTAATATTGCATCTAAAAAGTGGGTTTATGAGCAGTATGATTCAATGGTGGGAACTGTAAATATGAATGTTAATTCGCCCAGTGATGCAGCAATTGTGAACATTAAAGGAACCAGCAAAGCAATAGCACTTACTGTTGATTGTAATTCAAGGTATGTTCATGCCGATCCTGAAAAAGGTTGTGCCATTGCTGTTTCAGAGGCCGCACGTAACATTGTTTGTTCCGGGGGTATGCCAAGTGCCATTACCAACTGTCTTAATTTCGGAAACCCTTATTTGCCTGAAGTTTATTGGCAGTTTGTTGGTGCTATTAAGGGTATGAGCCAAGCTTGTCTTAAGTTCGGCACACCTGTAACTGGTGGTAATGTTAGTTTTTACAATCAATCAACAATTGGTGATAAAACAATTCCTGTTTTTCCCACTCCAACAATAGGAATGTTGGGAGTTTTGCCAGATAAATCATTAAAAACAGGTTTAGGATTTAAAAGCGAAGGTGATTTGATTTATTTAATAGGGGAGTCCAAAAATGACATTAACTGTTCTGAATACTTATATAGTTTCCATAAAGTTAAACTTTCACCTGCACCATTTTTCGATCTGGATAAAGAATACGATATGCACCAGGCGATATTAAATTTAATTGAGGCAAAACTTATTCAGTCAGCACATGATTGTTCTGATGGTGGCTTATTCATTACATTAATGGAATCGGCATTGGTAAATGGTTTTGGCTTTGATGTTACATCAGATGATGAATTCAGAAAAGATGCTTTTCTTTTTGGAGAAGCTCAGGGACGGGTGGTTGTATCTATTAAACCAGAAAATGAAGAGCGTTTTATTGAACAAATGGCTCAAAGCAATGTAGAGTTTAATATTTTAGGTGAAGTTAATTCTGGTGAGTTTTACATCGATGATGAGAGTTGGGGAACTGTTTCCTGGTATAAAGAAATGTACCATACAGCATTAGGCAAGCTGTTGAGTTAA
- a CDS encoding heavy-metal-associated domain-containing protein: MENIVIKVEGMTCGHCKKAVENILTEQEGVIAVDVNLNESNATVSINPDLISRDKLVEVINDSGMYKAA; the protein is encoded by the coding sequence ATGGAAAATATAGTTATTAAAGTAGAAGGAATGACCTGTGGTCATTGTAAAAAGGCAGTAGAAAACATATTAACTGAGCAAGAGGGGGTGATTGCTGTGGATGTTAACTTAAATGAATCAAATGCAACTGTTTCCATTAACCCTGATTTGATATCAAGAGATAAATTAGTTGAAGTAATTAATGATTCAGGAATGTACAAGGCAGCATAA
- a CDS encoding CAP domain-containing protein, whose product MNHILYTTLIIALSGSSLFFTKAQSQPKWDEIKIEQANTAKEIKYLSHEEKEIVYYTNLARIDGPLFASTFLEEYLKKNNIRSNKWIASLKKDLENSPSLSPLIPQKDLSGIARQHAEKSGKTGRTGHFDFKERTKDVMKKYNGIGENCNYGTANGLLIVILLLIDEGVENLGHRKNMLNSDYQYTGVSIERHKKYGFNGVIVYGGKKRQEFSSID is encoded by the coding sequence ATGAATCATATTTTATACACCACCCTGATAATTGCCCTTTCTGGCTCAAGTTTGTTTTTTACCAAAGCCCAATCCCAGCCAAAATGGGATGAAATCAAAATTGAGCAGGCCAATACTGCTAAAGAAATAAAATACCTAAGCCATGAGGAAAAGGAGATTGTTTATTATACTAATCTTGCGCGCATAGATGGACCTTTGTTTGCCAGCACATTTCTGGAAGAATACTTAAAGAAAAACAACATTAGAAGCAATAAATGGATAGCATCCCTAAAAAAAGATCTTGAAAACAGTCCTTCTTTAAGCCCATTAATCCCTCAAAAAGATTTATCCGGAATTGCAAGACAACATGCAGAAAAATCGGGCAAAACTGGCAGAACAGGACATTTCGATTTTAAGGAAAGGACCAAAGATGTTATGAAAAAATACAATGGAATAGGGGAAAACTGTAATTATGGAACTGCAAATGGACTTTTAATAGTAATTCTATTATTGATTGATGAGGGTGTAGAAAATTTAGGCCATAGAAAAAATATGTTGAATTCCGACTATCAATACACGGGTGTATCTATTGAAAGACATAAAAAATATGGATTTAATGGTGTAATAGTGTATGGTGGAAAAAAGCGCCAGGAATTCTCTTCTATAGATTAA
- a CDS encoding ribonuclease HI, producing the protein MSPDKILVYTDGSCNTKLQIGAWAAIVIIAFQKVILKDVMLETTHNRMELLAVIKAIDYLESNNLAKGVIQIYSDSQYVINLLQRKEKLKQKGFLTNKGSTIPNLDLIKKLINQMETHTLDFIKVKAHQKQGETINYNREVDKLARKIVRERVNNSKKITEVTKPFKCLTSLKRNE; encoded by the coding sequence TTGAGTCCTGATAAAATTCTGGTTTACACGGATGGTAGTTGCAATACAAAATTACAAATAGGTGCTTGGGCAGCCATTGTTATTATTGCATTTCAAAAAGTTATATTAAAAGATGTAATGCTTGAAACAACGCACAACAGAATGGAACTATTGGCAGTAATTAAGGCAATAGATTATTTAGAATCGAATAATTTGGCGAAGGGTGTAATTCAAATTTATTCAGACAGTCAATATGTAATAAACCTACTACAGAGAAAAGAAAAGTTGAAGCAAAAGGGCTTTCTTACGAATAAAGGTTCAACAATTCCAAATCTAGATTTAATAAAAAAGTTAATCAATCAAATGGAAACCCATACGCTTGATTTTATAAAGGTAAAGGCTCATCAAAAACAAGGGGAAACAATAAATTACAACAGGGAGGTGGATAAACTGGCAAGAAAAATTGTAAGGGAGCGAGTTAACAATAGCAAGAAGATTACAGAGGTAACTAAACCATTTAAATGCCTAACAAGCCTTAAAAGGAATGAATAG
- a CDS encoding adenosylcobalamin-dependent ribonucleoside-diphosphate reductase, which yields MTTAKISKKTLEKVYSYKEVLEKSIAYFDGDELAASTWINKYCMKDKEGNYLELTPEDMHRRMAREFARKESEYRDKINLNGSAKLLSAYGQKREFLSEEKIHSLFKDFSHVIPQGSVMSTLGNPYIIASLSNCVVLPEIYDSYGGIFFTDQQMAQLFKRRCGVGIDISTLRPAGFSVSNAAETTTGAVSFMERFSNTTREVAQNGRRGALMITIDIAHPDVEKFIAIKQDLSKVTGANISIRLSDEFMSAVANNTDYTLRWPIDSANPEVKRSVKAQELWNTIIQCAHNTAEPGLIFWDRQHWYSTSSVYPGYKNVSTNPCSEIAMQGGDSCRLIALNLYGFVEDPFTTKAKFNYKKFYEVTYETQRLMDDLVDLELEAIDRIMDKIKSDKEPDYIKDSEIKTWELLYNAGKKGRRTGLGFTALGDSMAALGFKFDSPDALAEIEKIMKTKCEAEFESSIDMAIERGAFVGFDPEIEKTSEFIHMMEKELPNTNTRMMKHGRRNISISTVAPTGTLSMLAQSSSGLEPLFMLSYTRRRKINPSDPNSRVDFVDQMGDSWQEFVVYHSKLKQWMDITGEKDINKSPYFGSTAPEIDWIKRVEIQSVVQKYVTHSISSTINLPQDVSVEKVGQIYMEAWKHGLKGITVYRDGSRSGVLISNDEKKKDTIADIVETQAPKRPKVIEAEIIRFTNDYEKWIAVVGLINGRPYEIFTGKAEDAFVIPYWLENGWIIKNKNEKGITRYDFQYKDKEGYKVTIEGLSRSFNEEFWNYAKLISGVLRHGMPLPQVVELISNLNLYSDNINTWKVGVERALKKFIPDGTKAPGHKCPSCNDPDGLIYEEGCLKCKSCGHSKCG from the coding sequence ATGACGACAGCAAAAATTTCAAAAAAAACACTGGAAAAAGTTTATTCCTATAAAGAAGTTTTGGAAAAGTCTATTGCTTACTTTGATGGTGATGAACTTGCTGCATCAACCTGGATTAATAAATATTGCATGAAGGATAAGGAGGGAAATTATCTTGAATTAACCCCTGAGGATATGCATAGAAGAATGGCAAGGGAGTTTGCAAGGAAAGAATCAGAATATAGGGATAAAATAAATTTAAATGGAAGTGCAAAATTACTTTCAGCATATGGCCAAAAAAGAGAATTTCTATCAGAAGAGAAAATTCACAGCTTATTTAAAGATTTTAGTCATGTAATACCGCAAGGAAGCGTAATGTCCACTCTTGGCAATCCTTATATAATAGCATCTCTTTCAAATTGCGTTGTATTACCTGAAATTTATGACTCTTATGGAGGGATCTTTTTTACAGATCAACAAATGGCACAACTATTTAAAAGAAGATGTGGAGTAGGAATTGATATTTCCACATTAAGGCCAGCGGGATTTTCAGTTTCCAATGCTGCTGAAACAACCACAGGTGCTGTTTCTTTCATGGAAAGATTTTCAAACACAACCAGGGAAGTAGCTCAAAATGGAAGAAGGGGAGCATTGATGATCACCATTGATATTGCTCATCCTGATGTAGAAAAATTCATTGCCATTAAACAGGATTTATCCAAGGTTACGGGGGCTAATATTTCAATCAGGCTTTCTGATGAATTTATGAGTGCTGTGGCAAACAATACAGATTATACCTTACGCTGGCCAATTGATTCAGCTAATCCTGAAGTTAAACGCAGCGTAAAGGCTCAAGAACTTTGGAATACTATAATACAATGTGCACATAATACAGCCGAACCTGGTTTGATATTTTGGGACAGGCAACACTGGTATTCTACCTCATCGGTTTATCCAGGCTACAAAAATGTTTCAACCAACCCTTGCTCTGAAATTGCTATGCAAGGAGGCGACAGTTGCAGATTAATCGCTCTGAACCTTTATGGGTTTGTTGAAGATCCATTTACCACAAAAGCAAAATTCAATTACAAAAAGTTTTATGAAGTCACGTACGAAACCCAAAGGTTGATGGATGATCTTGTAGATCTTGAATTGGAAGCAATTGACCGTATCATGGATAAAATAAAAAGCGACAAGGAACCTGATTACATAAAAGACAGTGAAATTAAAACATGGGAATTGCTTTACAATGCAGGTAAAAAGGGGCGCAGAACAGGTCTTGGCTTTACAGCCCTTGGTGATTCAATGGCTGCATTAGGCTTTAAGTTCGATTCTCCAGATGCGCTGGCAGAAATTGAGAAAATAATGAAAACCAAATGCGAAGCCGAATTTGAAAGCTCAATTGACATGGCAATCGAAAGAGGTGCTTTTGTAGGATTTGACCCTGAAATAGAAAAAACATCAGAATTCATTCATATGATGGAGAAAGAACTGCCAAACACCAACACAAGAATGATGAAACATGGCAGAAGGAATATTTCAATTAGTACAGTTGCCCCTACTGGCACACTTAGTATGCTTGCTCAATCTTCATCAGGTCTTGAACCTCTATTTATGCTCTCCTATACAAGAAGAAGAAAGATAAATCCTAGTGATCCGAATTCCCGGGTGGATTTTGTTGACCAAATGGGAGATTCCTGGCAGGAATTTGTTGTTTATCATTCTAAATTAAAGCAATGGATGGATATAACTGGTGAAAAAGACATTAACAAAAGCCCCTATTTTGGATCAACTGCCCCTGAAATTGACTGGATAAAGCGGGTGGAAATACAATCTGTTGTTCAAAAATATGTTACCCACTCCATTAGTTCTACTATCAACCTTCCCCAGGATGTATCTGTTGAAAAAGTTGGACAAATATACATGGAGGCATGGAAACATGGACTTAAAGGTATAACCGTTTACCGTGATGGCTCAAGAAGCGGTGTACTTATTTCAAACGATGAGAAGAAAAAAGATACAATAGCAGATATTGTTGAGACACAGGCACCAAAACGACCAAAAGTAATCGAGGCTGAAATTATTCGTTTTACCAATGATTATGAGAAATGGATTGCAGTAGTAGGTCTTATTAATGGCCGTCCATATGAAATATTCACGGGTAAAGCAGAAGATGCTTTTGTTATTCCTTATTGGTTGGAAAACGGTTGGATCATTAAAAACAAAAATGAAAAAGGAATAACCCGGTATGATTTTCAATACAAGGACAAGGAAGGATATAAAGTTACTATTGAAGGACTTTCCAGATCATTTAATGAAGAATTCTGGAATTATGCAAAATTAATTTCCGGGGTTTTAAGGCATGGGATGCCTCTGCCACAAGTAGTGGAACTTATAAGCAACTTGAACTTATATAGTGACAATATCAACACCTGGAAAGTTGGGGTTGAAAGGGCACTTAAAAAGTTTATTCCCGATGGAACAAAAGCTCCAGGTCATAAATGCCCAAGTTGCAATGATCCGGATGGATTAATATACGAAGAGGGCTGCCTTAAGTGCAAAAGCTGTGGACATTCCAAATGTGGTTGA